In Betta splendens chromosome 22, fBetSpl5.4, whole genome shotgun sequence, the following proteins share a genomic window:
- the dglucy gene encoding D-glutamate cyclase, mitochondrial, whose protein sequence is MCSFVAAGRAVRCFRAAANAASGRLQASVVVLPKHLADDFEAFCRSNPASLPLLYRSQPGDASCPPLARHGDIRTDASPYCVFEGGRLVKTVAGLQSYIGAPSSRAESEARHRWADMVCFYLGCTPGLDGGPTTAGPPVNASMYRTSVPCARAGVFSCPLVVTMRPVPAAALDAAVEASFLNTGAPVHIGDAAILGIQDLSTPDYGDQAQLQPGDVPVFWPSAATAVEAILASKPSLAFSHSPGLMLPDSSSSTTTPPIDNDSPSTKPDPELTPLSFLVSHNPLLYSLASRRTVARIRELEKIIGEDPAERGIKALFQQDELLRSCLALSHSSSVAITTGLPTHYMHSPPYETDGPPGAVAMATMLLSLGKQVTLVTDKRALELNQAIIDEAVKTGVLKTHIPLITFEDNGPDSALDFLCHHGDASQPRFDHLMAIERIGRAGDGNYYNMREVNIKHLVDPIDDLFIAAKNIRGIVTTGIGDGGNELGMGKVKEKVKSLMPKGDLIACDVAADYAITAGVSNWGGYAVACGLYLLHTCPSHRRYLKKGVGEDGTAPEQLQDWTANLPSVDKEESFLATLMRFGIRSGKTAHLAMEVDGLTFHPTHSDMIRRLLQITLGSTSENP, encoded by the exons AT GTGCAGCTTCGTGGCTGCAGGACGCGCCGTCAGGTGCTTCAGGGCTGCGGCCAACGCTGCCTCAG GACGCCTGCAGGCGAGCGTGGTCGTCCTGCCCAAACACCTGGCCGATGACTTCGAGGCGTTCTGCCGCAGTAATCCGGCCTCTCTGCCGCTGCTGTACCGCAGCCAGCCAGGAGACGCGTCCTGTCCACCTCTGGCCAGACACGGCGATATACG GACTGACGCGTCTCCGTACTGTGTGTTCGAGGGCGGTCGTCTGGTGAAGACGGTCGCCGGTCTGCAGAGTTACATCGGAGCCCCCAG TTCCAGGGCTGAATCGGAGGCTCGGCATCGCTGGGCGGACATGGTGTGTTTCTATCTGGGCTGCACCCCTGGCCTCGACGGCGGGCCGACAACAGCCGGACCGCCTGTGAACGCCAGCATGTACAGG ACCTCCGTCCCGTGTGCCCGTGCGGGCGTGTTTAGTTGCCCCCTCGTGGTCACAATGCGTCCTGTTCCAGCCGCGGCGCTGGACGCAGCAGTGGAGGCTTCATTCCTCAACACGGGAGCTCCCGTTCACATAGGAGacgcag ccaTCCTGGGAATACAAGACCTGTCCACTCCAGACTATGGGGACcaggcacagctgcagcctggtgatGTCCCTGTGTTTTGGCCGAGTGCAGCGACGGCTGTAGAGGCGATTCTCGCCAGCA AGCCTTCGTTAGCGTTCAGTCACTCACCTGGACTCATGCTCccagactcctcctcctccacaacgACTCCTCCCATCGACAACGACTCTCCAAGCACCAAACCAGATCCTGAGTTGACCCCCCTCAGCTTCCTGGTGTCCCACAATCCTTTGCTGTACAGTCTGGCATCCAGGAGGACAGTGGCAAGGATCCGAGAGTTGGAGAAGATTATCGGAGAAGACCCAG CTGAACGGGGAATAAAGGCTTTATTCCAACAGGACGAACTCCTTCGCTCCTGCCTGGCTCTCTCTCATTCCTCCTCTGTTGCCATAACAACCGGCCTCCCTACACACTACATGCACAG CCCTCCTTATGAGACCGATGGCCCACCCggcgccgttgccatggcgaccaTGCTGTTGTCTCTAGGGAAGCAGGTGACGTTGGTGACAGACAAGAGAGCCCTGGAACTGAACCAGGCAATCATTGATGAAGCCGTGAAGACGG GCGTCCTGAAGACTCACATCCCATTGATCACTTTTGAAGACAACGGGCCAGACTCCGCACTGGACTTCCTGTGTCACCATGGCGACGCCAGCCAGCCTCG GTTTGACCACCTGATGGCGATAGAGCGCATCGGACGAGCTGGAGATGGAAACTACTACAACATGAGAGAAGTGAACATCAAACATTTGGTGGATCCCATTGATGATTTGTTCATTGCAGCCAAAAACATACGTGGAATTGTCACAACAG GAATCGGTGATGGTGGTAATGAGCTGGGCATGGGCAAAGTGAAGGAGAAGGTGAAGAGCCTGATGCCCAAAGGAGACCTCATAGCCTGTGACGTCGCTGCTGACTACGCCATCACTGCCG GAGTGTCTAACTGGGGAGGATATGCTGTGGCCTGTGGACTGTACCTGCTCCACACCTGCCCTTCACACAGGCGCTACCTGAAGAAGGGAGTGGGTGAGGATGGCActgctccagagcagctgcaggactggACCGCTAACCTGCCGTCAGTGGACAAG gaGGAGTCCTTCCTCGCCACTCTGATGCGCTTTGGGATACGGAGTGGGAAAACCGCTCACCTGGCCATGGAGGTGGATGGTTTGACCTTTCACCCCACACATTCTGACATGATCAGACGACTGCTGCAGATCACACTGGGATCCACCTCTGAGAACCCGTGA